Proteins co-encoded in one Helicoverpa zea isolate HzStark_Cry1AcR chromosome 30, ilHelZeax1.1, whole genome shotgun sequence genomic window:
- the LOC124644675 gene encoding glycine-rich cell wall structural protein-like isoform X1: protein MKTFILLGVLVGSALSLPTLGGLGLGAAAGLGGSISGAVGGAGGLGGKAGGAAGLAAGIGGGAGVGGAIGGAAGAGAGVAGAAGGAAGAGAGVAGAAGGAAGAGAGIAGAAGGAAGAAGGVTGAAGGAAGAAGGVAGAAGGAAGAGAGVAGAAGGAAGAGAGAAGGVTGAAGGAAGAGAGIAGAAGAAGGVAGAAGAAGDAAGGVAGAANGAAGAGAAGDVAGAAGATGDAAGGVAGAGAGAGSAGAGSAGSADGSAGASGSADGSASGSASGSGSASGSAGASGSADASAGASGSADGSASASGSGSASGSGSADGSASGAGSTAGAGSAGGAGDAAGSVAGAADAAGGAAGGVTGAAGAAGSAAGGVTGAAGAAGGAAGGVTGAAGGAASAGAGAAGAASGAADVAGGIGAGAGGAASGAVGAGLAAGLSAGAGLGAAGALGGAAGAGLAGGASIGGAASIGAQVAGQAGAGAGAGAV, encoded by the exons ATGAAGACTTTCATTTTACTCGGAGTCTTG gtCGGCAGTGCCCTCTCACTCCCCACTTTGGGGGGGTTGGGTCTTGGTGCAGCTGCTGGACTCGGTG gTTCCATCAGTGGAGCAGTCGGTGGCGCCGGTGgattag GTGGTAAGGCGGGAGGAGCCGCTGGTTTAGCTGCAGGCATCGGTGGCGGCGCAGGAGTCGGAG GAGCCATTGGCGGAGCCGCTGGTGCTGGGGCCGGAGTAGCTGGGGCTGCTGGTGGGGCAGCCGGAGCTGGTGCCGGAGTAGCTGGTGCAGCTGGTGGAGCAGCTGGTGCTGGTGCCGGTATCGCTGGGGCTGCTGGTGGAGCCGCTGGGGCTGCTGGTGGTGTAACTGGGGCTGCTGGTGGAGCCGCTGGTGCTGCTGGTGGTGTAGCTGGGGCAGCTGGTGGTGCAGCCGGAGCTGGTGCCGGAGTAGCTGGGGCTGCTGGTGGAGCCGCCGGCGCAGGTGCCGGTGCAGCTGGTGGTGTAACTGGGGCTGCTGGTGGAGCCGCTGGTGCTGGGGCCGGAATAGCTGGGGCTGCTGGTGCTGCTGGTGGTGTAGCTGGGGCTGCTGGTGCTGCTGGTGATGCAGCCGGTGGAGTAGCTGGTGCAGCCAATGGCGCAGCTGGTGCCGGTGCTGCTGGTGATGTTG CTGGCGCAGCCGGTGCAACCGGTGATGCAGCTGGTGGAGTAGCTGGTGCAGGTGCAGGAGCAGGATCAGCCGGAGCAGGATCAGCAGGATCAGCCGACGGCTCAGCCGGAGCATCAGGATCTGCTGACGGATCAGCATCAGGATCAGCATCAGGATCGGGATCAGCCTCAGGATCAGCCGGAGCCTCAGGATCAGCTGACGCATCAGCTGGAGCATCAGGTTCCGCTGACGGATCAGCCTCAGCATCAGGTTCGGGATCAGCCTCAGGATCAGGATCCGCTGACGGATCAGCCTCAGGAGCCGGATCAACCGCAGGAGCAGGATCAGCCGGAGGTGCTGGTGACGCAGCCGGAAGTGTAGCTGGTGCAGCCGACGCTGCTGGTGGTGCTGCTGGTGGAGTTACTGGTGCAGCCGGTGCTGCTGGTAGTGCCGCTGGTGGAGTTACTGGTGCTGCTGGTGCTGCTGGTGGTGCTGCTGGTGGAGTTACTGGTGCTGCTGGTGGCGCAGCCAGCGCAGGTGCCGGCGCCGCTGGTGCTGCGTCCGGAGCTGCTGATGTAGCTGGTGGTATTGGCGCTGGGGCCGGAGGTGCCGCTTCAGGAG CTGTCGGTGCTGGACTCGCTGCAGGTCTTTCTGCAGGTGCAGGACTTGGTGCAGCAGGAGCTCTCGGTGGTGCAGCAG GTGCCGGTCTCGCCGGAGGAGCTAGCATTGGTGGAGCTGCAT CTATCGGAGCTCAAGTAGCCGGACAAGCCGGCGCAGGAGCTGGTGCAGGCGCAG tTTAA
- the LOC124644675 gene encoding glycine-rich cell wall structural protein 1-like isoform X2, which produces MKTFILLGVLVGSALSLPTLGGLGLGAAAGLGGSISGAVGGAGGLGGKAGGAAGLAAGIGGGAGVGGAIGGAAGAGAGVAGAAGGAAGAGAGVAGAAGGAAGAGAGIAGAAGGAAGAAGGVTGAAGGAAGAAGGVAGAAGGAAGAGAGVAGAAGGAAGAGAGAAGGVTGAAGGAAGAGAGIAGAAGAAGGVAGAAGAAGDAAGGVAGAANGAAGAGAAGDVAGAAGATGDAAGGVAGAGAGAGSAGAGSAGSADGSAGASGSADGSASGSASGSGSASGSAGASGSADASAGASGSADGSASASGSGSASGSGSADGSASGAGSTAGAGSAGGAGDAAGSVAGAADAAGGAAGGVTGAAGAAGGAAGGVTGAAGGAASAGAGAAGAASGAADVAGGIGAGAGGAASGAVGAGLAAGLSAGAGLGAAGALGGAAGAGLAGGASIGGAASIGAQVAGQAGAGAGAGAV; this is translated from the exons ATGAAGACTTTCATTTTACTCGGAGTCTTG gtCGGCAGTGCCCTCTCACTCCCCACTTTGGGGGGGTTGGGTCTTGGTGCAGCTGCTGGACTCGGTG gTTCCATCAGTGGAGCAGTCGGTGGCGCCGGTGgattag GTGGTAAGGCGGGAGGAGCCGCTGGTTTAGCTGCAGGCATCGGTGGCGGCGCAGGAGTCGGAG GAGCCATTGGCGGAGCCGCTGGTGCTGGGGCCGGAGTAGCTGGGGCTGCTGGTGGGGCAGCCGGAGCTGGTGCCGGAGTAGCTGGTGCAGCTGGTGGAGCAGCTGGTGCTGGTGCCGGTATCGCTGGGGCTGCTGGTGGAGCCGCTGGGGCTGCTGGTGGTGTAACTGGGGCTGCTGGTGGAGCCGCTGGTGCTGCTGGTGGTGTAGCTGGGGCAGCTGGTGGTGCAGCCGGAGCTGGTGCCGGAGTAGCTGGGGCTGCTGGTGGAGCCGCCGGCGCAGGTGCCGGTGCAGCTGGTGGTGTAACTGGGGCTGCTGGTGGAGCCGCTGGTGCTGGGGCCGGAATAGCTGGGGCTGCTGGTGCTGCTGGTGGTGTAGCTGGGGCTGCTGGTGCTGCTGGTGATGCAGCCGGTGGAGTAGCTGGTGCAGCCAATGGCGCAGCTGGTGCCGGTGCTGCTGGTGATGTTG CTGGCGCAGCCGGTGCAACCGGTGATGCAGCTGGTGGAGTAGCTGGTGCAGGTGCAGGAGCAGGATCAGCCGGAGCAGGATCAGCAGGATCAGCCGACGGCTCAGCCGGAGCATCAGGATCTGCTGACGGATCAGCATCAGGATCAGCATCAGGATCGGGATCAGCCTCAGGATCAGCCGGAGCCTCAGGATCAGCTGACGCATCAGCTGGAGCATCAGGTTCCGCTGACGGATCAGCCTCAGCATCAGGTTCGGGATCAGCCTCAGGATCAGGATCCGCTGACGGATCAGCCTCAGGAGCCGGATCAACCGCAGGAGCAGGATCAGCCGGAGGTGCTGGTGACGCAGCCGGAAGTGTAGCTGGTGCAGCCGACGCTGCTGGTGGTGCTGCTG GTGGAGTTACTGGTGCTGCTGGTGCTGCTGGTGGTGCTGCTGGTGGAGTTACTGGTGCTGCTGGTGGCGCAGCCAGCGCAGGTGCCGGCGCCGCTGGTGCTGCGTCCGGAGCTGCTGATGTAGCTGGTGGTATTGGCGCTGGGGCCGGAGGTGCCGCTTCAGGAG CTGTCGGTGCTGGACTCGCTGCAGGTCTTTCTGCAGGTGCAGGACTTGGTGCAGCAGGAGCTCTCGGTGGTGCAGCAG GTGCCGGTCTCGCCGGAGGAGCTAGCATTGGTGGAGCTGCAT CTATCGGAGCTCAAGTAGCCGGACAAGCCGGCGCAGGAGCTGGTGCAGGCGCAG tTTAA
- the LOC124644675 gene encoding glycine-rich cell wall structural protein 1-like isoform X3 codes for MKTFILLGVLVGSALSLPTLGGLGLGAAAGLGGSISGAVGGAGGLGGKAGGAAGLAAGIGGGAGVGGAIGGAAGAGAGVAGAAAGAAGAAGGVAGAAGAAGDAAGGVAGAANGAAGAGAAGDVAGAAGATGDAAGGVAGAGAGAGSAGAGSAGSADGSAGASGSADGSASGSASGSGSASGSAGASGSADASAGASGSADGSASASGSGSASGSGSADGSASGAGSTAGAGSAGGAGDAAGSVAGAADAAGGAAGGVTGAAGAAGSAAGGVTGAAGAAGGAAGGVTGAAGGAASAGAGAAGAASGAADVAGGIGAGAGGAASGAVGAGLAAGLSAGAGLGAAGALGGAAGAGLAGGASIGGAASIGAQVAGQAGAGAGAGAV; via the exons ATGAAGACTTTCATTTTACTCGGAGTCTTG gtCGGCAGTGCCCTCTCACTCCCCACTTTGGGGGGGTTGGGTCTTGGTGCAGCTGCTGGACTCGGTG gTTCCATCAGTGGAGCAGTCGGTGGCGCCGGTGgattag GTGGTAAGGCGGGAGGAGCCGCTGGTTTAGCTGCAGGCATCGGTGGCGGCGCAGGAGTCGGAG GAGCCATTGGCGGAGCCGCTGGTGCTGGGGCCGGAGTAGCTGGGGCTGCTG CTGGGGCTGCTGGTGCTGCTGGTGGTGTAGCTGGGGCTGCTGGTGCTGCTGGTGATGCAGCCGGTGGAGTAGCTGGTGCAGCCAATGGCGCAGCTGGTGCCGGTGCTGCTGGTGATGTTG CTGGCGCAGCCGGTGCAACCGGTGATGCAGCTGGTGGAGTAGCTGGTGCAGGTGCAGGAGCAGGATCAGCCGGAGCAGGATCAGCAGGATCAGCCGACGGCTCAGCCGGAGCATCAGGATCTGCTGACGGATCAGCATCAGGATCAGCATCAGGATCGGGATCAGCCTCAGGATCAGCCGGAGCCTCAGGATCAGCTGACGCATCAGCTGGAGCATCAGGTTCCGCTGACGGATCAGCCTCAGCATCAGGTTCGGGATCAGCCTCAGGATCAGGATCCGCTGACGGATCAGCCTCAGGAGCCGGATCAACCGCAGGAGCAGGATCAGCCGGAGGTGCTGGTGACGCAGCCGGAAGTGTAGCTGGTGCAGCCGACGCTGCTGGTGGTGCTGCTGGTGGAGTTACTGGTGCAGCCGGTGCTGCTGGTAGTGCCGCTGGTGGAGTTACTGGTGCTGCTGGTGCTGCTGGTGGTGCTGCTGGTGGAGTTACTGGTGCTGCTGGTGGCGCAGCCAGCGCAGGTGCCGGCGCCGCTGGTGCTGCGTCCGGAGCTGCTGATGTAGCTGGTGGTATTGGCGCTGGGGCCGGAGGTGCCGCTTCAGGAG CTGTCGGTGCTGGACTCGCTGCAGGTCTTTCTGCAGGTGCAGGACTTGGTGCAGCAGGAGCTCTCGGTGGTGCAGCAG GTGCCGGTCTCGCCGGAGGAGCTAGCATTGGTGGAGCTGCAT CTATCGGAGCTCAAGTAGCCGGACAAGCCGGCGCAGGAGCTGGTGCAGGCGCAG tTTAA
- the LOC124644613 gene encoding pancreatic triacylglycerol lipase-like gives MERLIFLLFGLAVVSALPHDPIIRKLDSGLRFQYMRGPDGTPHLVDLWGTVEDLAKAARYNPDRQNVYHLFTRQNPTVSQPLLIGSEGLLGITNYSPNRRTVVLVHGWLDSVTSDFNTVLVPAFLSAEDVNVIVVDWSAGAGTINYFTALANTVPSGESVARFITWLNSATGAVPAMYHLVGHSLGGHQVGIIGRNVGGQIAYITGLDPAFPGWNTNNDKFRPSDGVYTEVIHTNVGLLGYMATLADADFYPNGGLNMPGCSTQECDHLRSFYYMGESLRTGGFTGQRCLSYLTAMTGNCHLWGTLRMGGLVPKTGQSGIYYLETNASPPFSRG, from the exons ATGGAGAGACTGATATTCTTGTTATTTGGCTTGGCTGTTGTATcag CCCTTCCTCACGACCCTATCATCAGGAAGCTGGACTCTGGTCTCCGCTTCCAGTACATGCGAGGACCTGACGGAACTCCTCACTTGGTAGACCTGTGGGGGACGGTGGAAGACCTGGCCAAAGCTGCCAGATACAATCCTGATAGGCAGAATGTTTACCATCTGTTTACAAG ACAAAATCCCACCGTAAGCCAGCCACTCCTGATCGGCAGCGAAGGTCTGCTCGGCATCACCAACTACAGCCCCAACAGGAGAACAGTCGTCCTCGTCCACGGCTGGCTCGACTCTGTCACCTCTGACTTCAACACTGTGCTGGTTCCTG CGTTCCTGTCAGCTGAGGATGTGAACGTGATCGTGGTGGACTGGAGCGCGGGCGCAGGCACCATCAACTACTTCACTGCTCTCGCTAATACTGTGCCTTCAG GTGAAAGTGTAGCCCGTTTCATCACATGGCTCAACAGTGCGACTGGCGCAGTTCCCGCGATGTACCACTTGGTAGGACACAGCCTTGGAGGACACCAGGTCGGAATCATCGGCAGAAACGTTGGTGGACAGATTGCTTATATCACTG GTTTAGACCCGGCCTTTCCCGGCTGGAACACGAACAACGACAAATTCCGTCCCTCCGATGGAGTCTACACTGAGGTCATACATACCAACGTTGGTCTGTTAGGCTATATGGCCACGCTGGCTGATGCGGACTTCTATCCTAATGGGGGGCTGAACATGCCTGGGTGTTCCACGCAAGAGTGTGATCATTTGAG ATCATTCTACTATATGGGGGAGTCCCTGAGAACTGGCGGTTTCACCGGACAGCGTTGCTTGTCCTACCTGACAGCTATGACAGGCAACTGTCATTTGTGGGGTACGCTGCGCATGGGAGGACTGGTGCCGAAGACTGG ACAATCCGGTATTTATTACTTGGAAACCAACGCTTCCCCACCATTCTCCAGGGGTTAA
- the LOC124644549 gene encoding pancreatic lipase-related protein 2-like, which yields MKMSTSIVFVVVFIASVVTGLLSSPHDVVTRWSAGPRYQYTSSPEGSELVDSWLTAADLLLAARYNPAQDNNYHLFTRRNPSISQPIPYGADSLLKASNFDPQKKTVFLVHGWKNTPLSLFNVQMVHAYVAAEDVNLIMVDWSIGAAGTYMSSLLNVPRSGEHVATYIEWLNSVSGASLNNYHIVGHSLGGHQAGIIGRNVGGHVAYITSLDPALPGWISNPQGFQASDGLYTEVMHTNAGVSGKLVPVGDVDFYPNGGVNMPGCGNNDCSHHRAIYYMAESLTSGGFTGHRCVELAAALAGNCSGDTLNMGGGSAKTGSTGIYFLGTNAGPPFSQY from the exons atgaaaatgtccACGTCAATTGTTTTTGTGGTTGTGTTTATCGCGTCGGTAGTTACAG GTCTACTATCATCACCACACGATGTGGTGACCAGGTGGTCTGCAGGTCCTCGCTACCAGTACACGAGTTCCCCTGAGGGTTCGGAGCTGGTGGACTCGTGGCTCACCGCCGCAGACCTGCTGCTGGCTGCCAGATACAACCCTGCGCAGGACAATAACTATCATTTGTTTACTAG ACGAAACCCTTCAATCAGTCAACCGATACCGTATGGAGCTGATAGTCTTCTCAAGGCTTCCAACTTCGATCCTCAGAAGAAGACGGTCTTCCTAGTCCATGGATGGAAGAATACTCCACTATCTCTGTTCAATGTGCAGATGGTTCATG CATACGTGGCAGCGGAAGATGTGAACCTTATCATGGTAGACTGGAGTATAGGTGCAGCTGGCACCTACATGTCTTCTCTGCTCAATGTGCCAAGATCTG GGGAACACGTAGCAACTTACATAGAATGGCTGAACAGCGTAAGCGGCGCTTCGCTGAACAATTACCACATAGTGGGGCACAGCCTCGGCGGCCATCAGGCTGGCATCATCGGCAGAAACGTGGGCGGACACGTCGCTTATATCACTT CCCTAGACCCCGCATTACCCGGCTGGATCTCCAACCCGCAAGGCTTCCAGGCCTCTGACGGCTTATACACCGAGGTTATGCACACAAATGCCGGCGTGTCAGGCAAGCTGGTGCCTGTAGGTGATGTGGACTTCTATCCTAATGGGGGGGTCAATATGCCTGGCTGCGGGAATAATGATTGCAGTCATCATCG AGCAATCTATTACATGGCGGAATCTCTCACTAGCGGCGGTTTCACCGGTCACCGCTGTGTGGAGCTCGCTGCAGCTCTCGCTGGCAACTGCAGTGGTGACACACTCAACATGGGCGGAGGTAGTGCTAAGACTGG ATCAACTGGAATATATTTCTTAGGGACGAACGCTGGACCACCATTCTCTCAgtattaa